One genomic region from Mesorhizobium terrae encodes:
- a CDS encoding ABC transporter permease, whose product MNTTWSRFNITSITLGFAFLYLPIVLLVVFSFNESKLVTVWGGFSTKWYVSLFQNQGLMDAAWVTIRVGLISATVATVLGTLAALALTRYTRFRGRMLFSGMVFAPLVMPEVITGLSLLLLFVAIGFDRGFFTLTLAHISFTMCFVAVVVQSRLVSFDRSLEEAAMDLGASPVATFFQVTLPVILPAIVSGWMLAFTLSLDDLVTSSFTSGPGATTLPMKIYSQVRLGVTPEINAACTILIGIVSIGVITASIVNKRREVQRQRDEQAAQRGG is encoded by the coding sequence ATGAACACGACCTGGAGCCGCTTCAACATCACCTCGATCACGCTAGGCTTTGCGTTCCTCTATCTGCCCATCGTTCTCCTGGTGGTCTTCTCCTTCAACGAATCCAAACTGGTCACCGTCTGGGGCGGGTTCTCGACCAAATGGTATGTGTCGCTGTTCCAAAATCAGGGCCTGATGGACGCCGCCTGGGTGACCATCCGCGTCGGCCTGATCTCGGCGACGGTGGCGACCGTGCTCGGCACGCTGGCGGCGCTGGCGCTCACCCGCTACACGCGCTTCCGTGGCCGCATGCTGTTTTCCGGCATGGTGTTCGCGCCGCTGGTCATGCCCGAGGTCATCACCGGCCTGTCGCTGCTGCTTTTGTTCGTCGCCATCGGCTTCGACCGCGGTTTCTTCACGCTGACGCTGGCGCATATCTCCTTCACCATGTGCTTCGTTGCCGTGGTGGTGCAGTCGCGCCTCGTCTCCTTCGACCGCTCGCTGGAGGAGGCGGCGATGGACCTCGGCGCGTCGCCGGTCGCCACCTTCTTCCAGGTGACGCTGCCGGTCATCCTTCCGGCGATCGTTTCGGGCTGGATGCTGGCCTTCACGCTGTCGCTGGACGATCTGGTGACGTCGTCCTTCACCTCGGGCCCCGGCGCCACCACGCTGCCGATGAAGATCTACAGCCAGGTGCGCCTCGGCGTGACGCCGGAGATCAACGCCGCCTGTACCATTCTGATCGGCATCGTCTCCATCGGTGTCATCACCGCCTCCATCGTCAACAAGCGCCGTGAGGTGCAACGCCAGCGCGACGAGCAGGCGGCGCAGCGCGGCGGTTAG
- a CDS encoding ABC transporter permease subunit, translating into MAGATLSATGTANGAVSAQPATQLASGFVSKLVIIVPYVFLLIFFLVPFFIVFKISLSQVAIAMPPYTPALDFGGGISGILGQLKSLNFDNYVFLTQDPLYFNAYVTSVIVAGISTFLTLLIGYPIAYGMARAPATLRPTLLMLVILPFWTSFLIRVYAWIGILKPEGLLNQLLLSTGVINEPLIILNTYWAIFIGIVYSYLPFMVLPLYSALEKMDYSLVEAAEDLGCPPITAFWKITFPLSLPGVLAGSLLVFIPAVGEFVIPDLLGGSQTLMIGRTLWTEFNANRDWPVSSAVAVILLLVLIIPIVIFQHAQARAQEQGR; encoded by the coding sequence ATGGCGGGTGCTACACTTTCCGCGACCGGCACGGCGAATGGAGCCGTGTCGGCCCAGCCGGCCACGCAGCTTGCCAGCGGCTTCGTCAGCAAGCTGGTCATCATCGTTCCTTATGTCTTCCTGCTGATCTTCTTCCTCGTTCCCTTCTTCATCGTCTTCAAGATATCGCTGTCGCAGGTGGCGATCGCGATGCCGCCCTATACGCCGGCGCTCGATTTCGGCGGCGGCATCTCCGGCATCCTCGGTCAGCTGAAGAGCCTGAATTTCGACAATTACGTCTTCCTCACCCAGGACCCGCTCTACTTCAACGCCTATGTCACCAGCGTCATCGTCGCCGGTATCTCGACGTTCCTGACGCTTTTGATCGGCTATCCGATCGCCTACGGCATGGCGCGGGCACCGGCGACGCTGCGGCCAACGCTGCTCATGCTGGTCATCCTGCCGTTCTGGACCTCGTTCCTGATCCGCGTCTATGCCTGGATCGGCATCCTCAAGCCGGAAGGCCTGCTCAACCAGCTCCTGTTGTCCACGGGCGTCATCAACGAGCCCTTGATCATCCTCAACACCTATTGGGCGATCTTCATCGGCATCGTCTATTCCTACCTGCCCTTCATGGTGCTGCCGCTCTATTCGGCCCTGGAAAAGATGGATTATTCGCTGGTCGAGGCGGCCGAGGATCTCGGCTGCCCGCCGATCACCGCCTTCTGGAAGATCACCTTCCCGCTGTCGCTGCCAGGCGTTCTGGCCGGCAGCCTTCTGGTGTTCATCCCGGCCGTCGGCGAGTTCGTCATCCCCGACCTGCTCGGCGGTTCGCAGACGCTGATGATCGGCCGCACGCTGTGGACCGAATTCAACGCCAACCGCGACTGGCCGGTATCTTCCGCCGTGGCGGTCATCCTGCTTCTGGTGCTCATCATTCCCATCGTCATCTTCCAGCACGCACAGGCGCGCGCTCAGGAACAGGGGCGCTGA
- a CDS encoding ABC transporter ATP-binding protein: MKSLGSIRRDFAPWNDPKAKPYIQFENVTKRFGDFTAVDNLSLTIYEREFFALLGASGCGKSTLLRMLAGFEQPTSGRILLDGENLAGIPPYKRPVNMMFQSYALFPHMTVEKNIAFGLKQEGMPRADVERRVAEMLKLVKLEKFAKRKPHQLSGGQRQRVALARSVAKRPKVLLLDEPLGALDKKLREETQFELMDLQQELGLTFVVVTHDQEEAMTMADRIAIMDKGEVMQVATPAEVYEAPASRFVANFVGNVNMFEGKVAERTEKTARITGATGAQILVENAGEARAGADVAFAIRPEKIRISSAKPDNNVNALEGEVYDIAYLGDMTVYHVRLTDGQVVRAQSMNAARISDDPLTWNDRAWVSFRPDAGVVLTR; encoded by the coding sequence ATGAAATCGCTGGGCAGCATCCGCAGGGACTTTGCGCCGTGGAACGACCCGAAGGCAAAGCCATACATCCAATTCGAGAATGTCACCAAGCGGTTCGGCGACTTCACCGCCGTCGACAATCTGTCGCTGACCATCTACGAGCGTGAGTTCTTCGCGCTGTTGGGCGCGTCGGGTTGCGGCAAGTCCACGCTTTTGCGCATGCTGGCCGGCTTCGAGCAGCCGACCTCCGGCCGCATCCTTCTGGACGGCGAGAACCTCGCCGGCATCCCGCCCTACAAGCGCCCCGTCAACATGATGTTCCAGTCCTATGCGCTGTTCCCGCATATGACGGTGGAAAAGAACATCGCCTTCGGCCTGAAGCAGGAAGGCATGCCCAGGGCGGACGTTGAAAGGCGCGTCGCTGAGATGCTGAAGCTGGTGAAGCTGGAGAAATTCGCCAAGCGCAAACCGCACCAGCTCTCCGGCGGCCAGCGCCAGCGCGTGGCGCTCGCCCGTTCCGTCGCCAAGCGGCCAAAGGTGCTCTTGCTAGACGAGCCGCTGGGCGCGCTGGACAAGAAGCTGCGCGAGGAGACCCAGTTCGAACTGATGGATCTGCAGCAGGAACTCGGCCTCACCTTCGTCGTCGTCACCCACGACCAGGAAGAGGCCATGACCATGGCTGACCGTATCGCCATCATGGACAAGGGCGAGGTCATGCAGGTGGCAACGCCGGCCGAGGTCTATGAGGCACCGGCTTCGCGTTTCGTCGCCAACTTCGTCGGCAATGTGAACATGTTCGAGGGCAAGGTCGCCGAACGCACGGAAAAGACCGCCAGGATCACCGGCGCCACCGGCGCGCAGATACTGGTCGAGAATGCCGGCGAGGCCCGTGCCGGTGCCGACGTCGCCTTCGCCATCCGCCCCGAAAAGATCCGCATCTCCTCGGCCAAGCCGGACAACAACGTCAACGCGCTGGAAGGCGAGGTCTACGACATCGCCTATCTCGGCGACATGACCGTCTATCACGTCAGGCTGACCGACGGGCAGGTGGTGCGCGCCCAGAGCATGAACGCCGCCCGCATCTCGGACGATCCCCTGACCTGGAACGATCGAGCCTGGGTTTCCTTCCGGCCGGACGCCGGCGTCGTGTTGACGCGGTAG
- a CDS encoding polyamine ABC transporter substrate-binding protein, whose product MTRKAIWLAATAVFLALPITSAQTQERVVNVYNWSDYIDQSIIQDFTKETGIKVVYDVYDSNEILETKLLAGGSGYDVVVPTASPFLVRQIAAGVYQKLDKSKLPNLKNMWDVVEQRVAAFDPGNEHSVNYMWGTVGIGYNPDKVKAAIGTDKIESWDTLFKPENIAKLKDCGVYVLDSPTDIVPTVLKYLGLDPTDKSPESLQKAEDLLMSIRPSIRKFHSSEYINALANGDICVAIGWSGDVFQARNRAKDAKAGVNVAYTIPKEGAEMWFDQMAIPADAKHVPEALEFINYMMKPEVIAKSSDYVYYANGNKASQQFINKDITSDPTIYPDEPMLKKLFTVAPYDPKTQRTITRLWTKVVTGQ is encoded by the coding sequence ATGACCCGCAAAGCGATCTGGCTGGCGGCAACGGCCGTATTCCTGGCCCTGCCGATAACGAGCGCTCAGACACAGGAACGTGTCGTCAACGTCTACAACTGGTCTGACTATATCGATCAGTCGATCATCCAGGACTTCACCAAGGAAACCGGCATCAAGGTCGTCTACGACGTCTACGATTCCAACGAGATCCTCGAGACCAAGCTGCTCGCCGGCGGCTCGGGCTACGACGTCGTGGTGCCCACCGCCAGCCCGTTCCTGGTGCGCCAGATCGCGGCCGGCGTCTACCAGAAGCTCGACAAGTCGAAGCTGCCCAACCTGAAGAACATGTGGGACGTCGTCGAGCAGCGTGTCGCCGCCTTCGACCCCGGCAACGAACATTCGGTCAACTACATGTGGGGCACCGTCGGCATCGGCTACAACCCCGACAAGGTGAAGGCCGCGATCGGCACCGACAAGATCGAGAGTTGGGATACGCTGTTCAAGCCCGAGAACATCGCCAAGCTGAAGGATTGCGGTGTCTATGTGCTGGATTCGCCGACCGATATCGTCCCGACCGTGCTGAAATATCTCGGTCTCGATCCGACCGACAAGTCGCCGGAAAGCCTGCAGAAGGCCGAAGATCTCTTGATGTCGATCCGGCCGTCGATCCGCAAATTCCATTCGTCCGAATACATCAACGCGCTCGCCAACGGCGACATCTGCGTGGCCATCGGCTGGTCGGGCGACGTCTTCCAGGCACGCAACCGCGCCAAGGATGCCAAGGCCGGCGTCAACGTCGCCTACACCATCCCGAAGGAAGGCGCCGAGATGTGGTTCGACCAGATGGCGATCCCGGCCGATGCCAAGCATGTGCCGGAAGCCCTGGAATTCATCAACTACATGATGAAGCCCGAAGTCATCGCCAAGTCGTCGGACTATGTCTACTACGCCAACGGCAACAAGGCGTCGCAGCAGTTCATCAACAAGGACATCACCAGCGATCCGACCATCTATCCCGACGAGCCGATGCTGAAGAAGCTGTTCACCGTCGCCCCGTACGACCCCAAGACCCAGCGCACCATCACGCGCCTCTGGACCAAGGTCGTCACCGGCCAATAA
- a CDS encoding DMT family transporter, protein MADAASPSPATAQAQPVSRREERVGYLLVFLSALMWSLGGTIARFIEADGSWTVVFWRSVWAAAFLLGFMAWRDGLRGTVKLFRDMGLPGLAVAICFATASTCFVVALSYTKVANILLMQAGVPLLAALLSWLLFREKVSAATWAAIAGVIAGVAIMVSESLGGTVSPVGDGLALLIAFMFSVATVITRRFATVRMTPATCLGTIFAAIFAASQVTQFAVSPRDMGFLFAFGVINLGVGLAFFATGARLIPAAVAALLGTFEPILGPIWVWLVHGEVPSARTIIGGAIVFAALFIHIGMEMWRQSKPQRPGAVGIPSPN, encoded by the coding sequence ATGGCCGACGCCGCTTCCCCATCGCCTGCAACCGCACAGGCCCAGCCGGTGTCGCGGCGCGAGGAGCGCGTGGGTTATCTGCTCGTCTTCCTGTCCGCACTGATGTGGAGCCTCGGCGGTACCATCGCCCGCTTCATCGAGGCCGATGGAAGCTGGACCGTGGTGTTCTGGCGCTCGGTATGGGCGGCCGCCTTCCTGCTCGGCTTCATGGCCTGGCGCGACGGCCTGCGCGGCACCGTGAAACTGTTCCGCGACATGGGCTTGCCCGGGCTGGCGGTGGCCATCTGCTTCGCCACCGCCTCCACCTGTTTCGTCGTCGCGCTGTCCTACACCAAGGTCGCCAACATCTTGCTCATGCAGGCCGGCGTGCCGCTGCTCGCGGCGCTGCTGTCGTGGCTGTTGTTCCGCGAAAAGGTCTCGGCCGCCACCTGGGCGGCGATCGCCGGCGTCATCGCGGGTGTCGCCATCATGGTCTCGGAATCGCTGGGCGGCACCGTCTCGCCGGTCGGCGACGGGCTGGCGCTGTTGATCGCCTTCATGTTTTCGGTTGCCACCGTCATCACGCGCCGCTTCGCAACCGTGCGCATGACGCCGGCCACTTGCCTCGGCACGATCTTCGCCGCCATCTTCGCGGCATCGCAGGTCACGCAATTCGCCGTTTCGCCGCGCGATATGGGTTTTTTGTTCGCTTTTGGTGTCATCAATCTCGGCGTCGGCCTCGCTTTCTTCGCCACCGGCGCGCGCCTCATCCCGGCGGCGGTCGCGGCTCTTCTCGGCACGTTCGAGCCGATCCTGGGGCCGATCTGGGTGTGGCTGGTACATGGCGAAGTGCCGTCGGCGCGCACCATCATCGGCGGTGCGATCGTCTTCGCCGCACTGTTCATCCACATCGGCATGGAAATGTGGCGCCAGTCCAAGCCGCAGCGTCCGGGCGCGGTCGGCATCCCGTCGCCGAACTGA